A genomic window from Babylonia areolata isolate BAREFJ2019XMU chromosome 9, ASM4173473v1, whole genome shotgun sequence includes:
- the LOC143285633 gene encoding F-box only protein 39-like translates to MPDVVLVHVLSYLSDVDRCNASLACTTWRRAFRHPSLWRRRYFVFRAFDAFEKLDSYLKFLSQLGWHMQSMDVELCRPNINTASIIARTFEQFVIAVNKTWGIRLLTFRIVNADFHSCWHFFSHNRSKVIRSLSSLLKKQSYLRTVDLSYCLMDRDEGTRLLEALSYGTRLHSKAYLSDINLRQFFSPRTRAASFVRYGKVMGQFQALAAIRMDFRALNEVILDRLSRASSETLSRMELDFYSDEFMGSQAISPERWRSVSRRLPGLRVKVRVHGLCGFQKYASVLVRELPLSELRVTYLGVENLADHGLLLGVHTLLVYLADTFHRTLTKLHLHLRPDLDVSADAAVVGLVRRCLHLRELNVNVALQASTVVLILDTIHRQRSQPSPVPPLPAKKTRFHLNVRGMTPELDRSIRLMTSAGYSDVTTRTLSAPSSASPPAAVNGGGAVFDGGEQ, encoded by the coding sequence ATGCCAGACGTGGTGCTGGTGCACGTGCTGTCCTACCTCAGCGACGTGGACCGCTGCAATGCCTCCCTGGCCTGCACGACGTGGCGGCGGGCCTTCAGGCACCCCTCCCTCTGGCGCCGCCGCTACTTCGTCTTCAGGGCCTTCGACGCCTTTGAGAAGCTGGACAGCTACCTGAAGTTCCTGAGCCAGCTGGGCTGGCACATGCAGAGCATGGACGTGGAGCTGTGCCGGCCCAACATCAACACGGCCAGCATCATCGCCAGGACCTTCGAGCAGTTTGTCATCGCCGTCAACAAGACCTGGGGGATCCGCCTGCTGACGTTCAGGATCGTCAACGCCGACTTCCACTCGTGCTGGCACTTCTTCTCCCACAACCGCAGCAAAGTGATCCGGTCTCTGAGCAGCTTGCTGAAGAAGCAGTCCTATCTCCGCACCGTGGATCTGTCCTACTGCCTGATGGACCGGGACGAAGGGACCCGCTTGCTGGAAGCCCTCAGCTACGGCACTCGCCTCCACTCGAAGGCTTACCTGTCCGACATCAACCTGAGGCAGTTCTTCTCACCGAGGACAAGGGCGGCCAGTTTCGTCCGCTATGGCAAAGTGATGGGGCAGTTCCAGGCTCTAGCGGCCATCCGGATGGACTTCAGAGCCCTGAACGAGGTCATCCTGGACAGGCTGTCCCGGGCCTCCTCCGAGACCCTCAGCCGCATGGAGCTGGATTTTTACTCTGACGAGTTCATGGGCAGCCAGGCCATCAGCCCGGAGCGCTGGCGGAGCGTGTCGAGGCGTCTCCCTGGACTCAGAGTCAAGGTCCGCGTCCACGGGCTGTGTGGCTTCCAGAAGTACGCCAGCGTGCTGGTGAGGGAACTGCCCTTGAGCGAGCTGCGCGTGACCTACCTGGGCGTGGAGAACCTGGCGGACCACGGGTTGCTGCTGGGAGTCCACACCCTGCTGGTCTACCTGGCCGACACCTTCCACCGCACCCTCACGAAGCTCCACCTCCATCTGCGCCCCGACCTGGACGTCTCGGCGGACGCCGCCGTGGTGGGCCTGGTCCGGCGCTGCCTGCACCTGCGCGAGCTGAACGTCAACGTGGCACTGCAGGCCAGCACGGTGGTGCTGATCCTCGACACCATCCACCGCCAGAGGAGCCAGCCCAGCCCCGTGCCGCCCCTGCCCGCCAAGAAGACCCGCTTCCACCTCAACGTGCGCGGCATGACACCCGAGCTGGACCGCTCCATTCGCCTCATGACGTCAGCCGGGTACTCTGACGTCACCACAAGGACCTTGTCGGCGCCTTCGTCGGCGTCGCCCCCTGCCGCTGTTAATGGTGGCGGTGCCGTGTTCGACGGTGGGGAGCAGTGA